Below is a window of Synechococcus sp. MW101C3 DNA.
GGGTCGCGGATGCCCCAGAGCAGGAGGAGCGGGGCGGTGAGGGCGGCGAACAGCTCATCGAGCGGCTGACCGCTCGGGATGTCGAACACGGTGCGGAACACCCCGAAAGCGCCCGGGTCGCGTGAGGGGCGCAGGATCGATTCCACCAGCGCCTCATCGACGTTGGTGCGATCGATGTACACCTGATGGAGGGTGCGGCGGATCGTGGAGCGGCGGCGCAGGTTTTCGAACAGCAGCCGCTGTAGCACCGGGCTGCGCAGCAGCGCTCCCCCGATCGTGCGCCGCGCGATCGCCCCCCAGCCCTGGGGAGGCGCCTGCTCGTCGCTGAAGGGGCCGGCCGCATTGATCAGCACCACACCGGCGGCGTCGGGGCCCAGCGCCACACCGGCGGCCAGCACGGCAAAGCCGCCGAGGGAGTTGCCCACCAGCACGGTGGGGCGGCCGATGCGTTCGTGCACGTAGGCGGCCAGCTGGTCGCGCCAGAGGGCCCCGCCATAACGCAGCTCGCCGGGCTTGGCACTGCGGCCGAAGCCCAGCAGGTCGATGGCATGCACCTCGTGCCGTGCCGCCAGGGCCGGAATGTTGTAGCGCCAGTGGTCGGTGGAAGCACCGAAGCCGTGCACCAGCAGGAAGGCCGGCCCCACCGGCTCTGCGGGGGCGGCCCGCACCGCGTGCACGGCATGGCCCAGGTAAGTCCAGGGCTGCGCGCAGGGAAGGGCGGGGGAAGGGGTAGCCGGCACCACGGCGGTGCCGGGCTCTGCGCTGGGTGCTGCGCTTGAAGGGATCACCGGAAGCCTGCCTCGGTGGCCGATGCTAGGGAGCAGTTTGAGCGGCCCGCTCCGTGCGCGACTGGTCCAGCCTGCTGTCGGGGGGGGCGCTGTGGGCGCTGGCGCTCTACCTGCCGCTGACGGTGCCGCTGGCGCGCTTCGAGGAAGCACTGGCCGACGGGCCGCTGAACGAAGGCCTGCGCCAGCTGGCCCTGGTGGTGAGCAGCCTGCTGCTGGCCCTGGTTGTGGGGGGAATCACCCAGCTGGGCCTGAGCTGGGCGCTCAGCCCGAGCTGGGCGGCCAGCCTCGGGCTGATGGCGGTGCTGGCCGGAGCCTTCTGGGGGCTGGCCAGCCGCCGCGATTCCGAGTGAGTCAGGCCGGCTGTTCGGCCGGCGCTTCCTTGCCTCCGAGCACCAGGCGCAGCAGCAGCGGTGCCAGGAAGGTGGTGCCGATCACCATGATCAGGATGGCGGCCTCCAGCGCAGGGTTGAGCAGCTTGGCCTGGGTGCCGAGGCCGAGGAAGATCAGGCCCACTTCGCCGCGGGGCATCATCCCCAGACCCACCACCAGCCGGTTGGTTTTCTCCTTGCTGAGGTAGCTCCAGCCGGACACCAGCTTGCCGAGGATCGCCACGGTGAGCAGGAAGGCGGCCACCACCAGGCCTTCGCGGTTGCTGGGGTCGAGCGGATTGAGCACCGAGAGATCCATGCTCGTGCCGATCAGCACGAAGAAGATGGTGGCGAACAGGGCCACCAGCGGCTTCACCGTGTCCTGGATCAGATGGGTGTGCTTCGAGCTGCTCAGGATCAGGCCGGCGGCGAAGGCACCGAGGGCCGCTTCGAGGCCGATGGCCTGGGCCGCGAAGCAGCAGAGGCAGAGCACCACGAAGGACGCCACCACCACTTCACCGGGGGCCTTGAGCTGATCCAGAACCCAGTCAAACAGGGGGGCAGCCGTGCGGCTGAGGAACAGGGACGCCGCCACGAACACCGCCGCGGCCACCAGCAGCTTGATGATCGGGCCGATCTCCAGAGCGCCGCCACCGGCCAGGGCCACCACCACCGCCAGGATCACGATGCCGAGGATGTCGTCGAGCACGGCGGCGCCGATCACGATCTGACCTTCCTTGGTGCGCAGATATTTGAGTTCGCCGAACACACTCGCCGTGATGCCGATGCTGGTGGCGGTCATCGCCGCACCCGCGAACACCGCCGGGATCAATGGCAGATGGAAGATATAGAGAAGGCCGAGCGTGCCGAGCGCGAAGGGCACCACCACGCCGGTCACGGCCACGGTGCTGGCCTGCAGGCCCACCGCCACCAGCTCATCGAGTTCACTCTCGAGGCCGGTGAGGAACAACAGCGCGAACAGGCCGAGCGTGGCGAGCGATTCCAGATTCGGGAACGTGGAGTTGTAGATCGACTGCACCACGTCGGGAGTGACATCCGACAGTGAGCTGACCAGATTCAGCAGCGTGCTGTTCAGCTGCGCACCGGTTTCGGGGGGAAGGATGAAATGGAGGCCGGAGAATCCGATCAGCACACCGGCCAGCAGCTCCCCGAGGATCGTGGGCAGCTGCAATCGCACCATCACTTCGGCGAGCGCACGGGCCGCTACGAAGATCAGCAGGATCCGCCCAACCGAGATCAAGGTGGAAGCCACCTCCATCTCATGGGAGCCCATCTGGAGCAACAACTGAGGGACAGACGAGATCATTGGGTGGAGGTCGTTCCCCGGCGGGGAGCAGCAAATTGCGTTGGACCTTAATGGGAATCCTGCTGATCTGACATGTGTCGAACCCGACGGATTGCAGCGTTCGGCCCCGCAAGGGGGCGGTGGGAGTGCGCCTGGGCGAAGGCGCGAAGGGCGAGCGCAGCGGCGGCCCCGGCGGCAGCGCGGGGGTGAGGGAACGCCCATCCAGGGGCGAGCGGCCTTGCGGCCACGGCGGTGCTTGAACAGCCTGTCCCTGAGTCGGGACGACCCGCGTGCTGCAGCCGACCGTCCTGGCGCCGCACCGTGCCTACGGTTCCGGGTGCGCCCCGAGCCCCATCTCCGCCCTTCGCCACCCGCTCCCATGACGATCACCTCGGCCAGCAGCGCTGGCCAGACCCAGGGGACAGGGACCCAGGCCCCGCTTGATGCCGTCGAACTGCAGCGGCTGGATGCCTGGTGGCGCGCCGCCAACTATCTGGCGGTGGGGATGATCTATCTGCAGGCCAACCCGCTGCTGCGCGAGCCGCTCAAGCACGAGCACATCAAGAACCGGCTGCTGGGGCACTGGGGCTCCAGCCCGGGCCAGGCGTTCATCTGGGCCCACGCCAACCGCCTGATCCGCGCCCACGATCTGGAGATGATCTACCTGTCGGGGCCAGGCCATGGCGCCCCCGGCGTGCTGGGCCCCACCTACCTCGACGGCAGCTACAGCGAGATCTATCCCGACAAGTCCCAGGACGCCCAAGGGCTGCGCAGCTTCTTCAAGCAGTTCTCCTTTCCCGGCCACATCGGCAGCCACTGCACCCCGGAAACCCCCGGCTCGATCCACGAGGGCGGCGAGCTCGGCTACGTGCTCTCGCACGCCTGCGGCGCCGTCTTCGACAACCCCGAGCTGATCGCCCTGGCCTGCGTGGGGGATGGCGAGGCCGAAACCGGCCCGCTGGCCACCTCCTGGCACATCAACAAGTTCCTCAACCCGATCAGCGATGGCGCCGTGCTGCCGGTGCTGCACCTCAACGGCTACAAGATCGCCAACCCCACGCTGCTGGCCCGCATCAGCCGCGACGAGCTGGAAAGCCTGATGCGCGGCTACGGCTGGACGCCCTTGTTCGTGGAAGGGCATGAGCCGGCGGCCATGCACCAGGCGATGGCCGCCGCCATGGATGAGGCGGTGGACCAGATCCTCAGCGCCCGCGCCCAGGCGCGCCAGAGCGGCGAAGCGTTCCGGCCCGCCTGGCCAATGATCGTGCTGCGCTCTCCCAAGGGCTGGACCGGCCCCACCGAGCTGAACGGCAAGAAGCTGGAAGGCTTCTGGCGGTCGCACCAGGTGCCCCTGCCGGCCCCCAACAAGGACCCCGAGCAGCTGCAGATGCTGGAGAGCTGGCTGCGCAGCTATCGGCCTGAGGAGCTGTTCGATGAAGGCGGCACCTTGATGGCCGAACTCAGGGCCCTCTCTCCCACGGGCCAGCGGCGCATGGGCTCCAGCCCCCATGCCAATGGCGGTCTGCTGCGCCGCAAGCTGCGCCTGCCGCCGATGGAGGCCTACGAGGTGCCGGTGGATCACCCCGGTCAGCGGGAGCATGAGAACACGGCGCCGCTGGGCGAGCTGCTGCGCGACACCATCGCCCGCAACCCGGACAGCATGCGCGTGTTCGGCCCCGACGAGACCGCCTCCAACCGACTGCAGGCGATCTACGAGGTGAGCAAGAAGGTGTGGATGGAGGACATCCTTCCGGAAGACAGCGGCGGCAGCGAACTAGCCCGCAACGGCCGGGTGGTGGAGATGCTCTCGGAGCACACCCTGGTGGGAATGATGGAGGGCTACCTGCTCACCGGCCGAAATGGCCTGTTCCACACCTACGAGGCCTTCGCCCATGTGATCGCCTCGATGTTCAACCAGCACGCCAAGTGGCTGGAATCGTGCATTCACCACGCCCCCTGGCGGGCGCCGATCGCCCCCTGGAACTGCCTGATCTCCTCCACCGTGTGGCGCCAGGATCACAACGGCTTCACCCACCAGGATCCCGGCTTCATCGACCTGGCCGGCAACAAGAGCGGTGAGGTGGTGCGGGTGTATCTGCCGGCCGATGCCAACTGCCTGTTGGCGGTGGCGGAGGAGGCGTTCCTGGAGCCCAACGTCTGCAACGTGATCGTCTCCGACAAACAGAAGCACCTGCAGTACTTCACCCTGGAGCAGGCGCGGCGCCATGTGGCCAAGGGGATCGGCATCGTCTCCTGGGCCAGCAACGACGATGACGGCACCGCACCGGATGAACCTGATGTGGTGATGGCCTGCGCCGGTGACATCCCCAGCAAGGAAACGCTGGCGGCGGTGGAGATCCTGCGCCATCAGATTCCCACTCTCAAGATCCGCGTGATCAATGTGGTGAAGCTGTTCGCCCTCACCAAGCCCAGCGAGCACCCGCACGGGCTCTCCGACCGCGACTTCGACAGCCTGTTCACAACGGACAAGCCCGTGCTGTTCAACTTCCACGGCTATCCCTGGCTGATTCACCGGCTCACCTATCACCGCAGCAACCACGGCAACATGCACGTGCGGGGCTACAAGGAGAAGGGCAACATCAACACACCGCTGGAACTGGCGATGAACAACCAGATCGACCGCTTCAATCTGGTGATCGACGTGATCGACCGGGTGCCCTCGCTGGGATCACGGGCCGCCCACGTCAAGGAGAGGATGAAGGAGGAAATCCTGCGGCACCGCGCCTACGCCCACATCCACGGCATGGACACCCCCGAGGTGACCAACTGGCGCTGGAGCCTTCCGGCCCCGTCAGTAGCGCCCGGCGCCTGAACCGGCGCCTTCTCTCCTCTCCCGCGCCCCTTACCCGCCCCACTCGATGACCGAAACCCAGGCCCGCCAGCTGCAGCTGCCCACCCCCGGCTGCTATGCCGATCCCCAGCGCAGCGGTCTCACGGCGGACGATCTGTTCGACAGCGTCACCGGTCACCTCTTCTACACACTCGGCAAGCTGGCACCGGTCGCCACCCGCCACGACGCCTACCTGGCGCTCAGCTACGCGGTGCGGGACCGGCTGATGACGCGTTATCTGGCAGGGGTGGAGGCGATCTCGGCCTCGCCACGGCGGGTGGTGGCCTACCTTTCGGCCGAGTTCCTGATCGGCCCCCAGCTCGGCAACAACCTGGTGATGCTCGGCATCCAGGACGAGGCAGCCGAGGCGATGCGTCGCTTCGGTATCGAGAGCCTGGAGGAGGTGCTGGAGGTGGAGGAGGAGCCGGGGCTGGGCAACGGCGGCCTCGGCCGCCTGGCGGCCTGCTACCTGGAATCCCTGGCCAGCCTGGAGATTCCGGCCACCGGCTACGGCATCCGCTACGAGTTCGGCATCTTCGATCAGCTGGTCCGCGACGGCTGGCAGGTGGAGATCACCGACAAGTGGCTCAAGACCGGCTGGCCCTGGGAGCTGCCGCGGCCTGATCAGGCCTGCACCGTGGGCTTCGGCGGTCACACCGAGACCTACCGCGACGCGCAGAACTGCCTGCGGGTGCGCTGGGTGCCGGCGCAGCAGGCGATCGGCATCCCCCACGACGTGCCAGTGCTGGGCTACCAGGTGAACACCTGCGACCGGCTGCGGCTGTGGAAGGCGGAAGCCTCGGAAAGCTTCGACTTCTACGCCTTCAACATTGGCGATTACTACGGCGCCGTGGAAGAGAAGGTGGGCTCGGAGAACCTCACCAAGGTGCTTTACCCCAACGACGGCACCGATGAGGGGCGCCGGCTACGGCTCAAGCAGCAGCACTTCTTCGTGAGCTGCTCCCTGCAGGACATGGTGCGCAGCCTCGATGCCCGCCAGCTGCCGATCAGCGAGTTCCCCGATCACTGGGCCGTGCAGCTCAATGACACCCACCCGTCGATCGCCGTGGCCGAACTGATGCGGCTGCTGATCGATGAGAAGCACCTGGAGTGGGATCAGGCCTGGGACATCACCACCCGCTCGCTGTCTTACACCAACCACACCCTGCTGCCGGAGGCGCTGGAGAAGTGGGGCCTCAATCTGTTCAGCAGCCTGCTGCCGCGCCATCTGGAGCTGATCTTCGAGATCAACCGGCGCTTCCTGCAGACGGTGCGCATGAAGTACCCCGGCAACGATCAGATCCTGAGGCGGGTGTCGATCATTGCCGAGGACGGCGAAAAGGCCGTGCGCATGGCCAATCTGGCCACCGTGGGCTCCCATCACGTCAACGGGGTGGCGGCGCTGCACAGCGAGCTGGTGCGCACCGAGCTCTTCCCCGATTACGCCGCCATCTGGCCGGAGAAGTTCCTCAACGTCACCAACGGCGTGACGCCCCGCCGCTGGATCGCCCTCTCAAACCCGCTGCTGCGCAGCCTGCTGGATGAAACGATCAGCGCCGACTGGGTGCGCGATCTCGATCTCCTGCGGGAACTGGAACGCTTCCAGCACGACAGCGCCTTCCTCGAGCGCTGGGGCCAGATGAAACTGGCCGTCAAGCGGCGGCTCACCACTTACGTGCACCAGACCACGGGCCTGCTGGTGGATCCCGCCACGATGTTCGATGTGCAGGTGAAGCGGATCCACGAATACAAACGCCAGCACCTCAATGCACTGCAGGTGATCGTGCAGTACCTGCGCATCAAGCACGGACTGGCCGATGGTCAGGCGCCGCGCACGGTGATCTTCGGCGGCAAGGCGGCCCCTGGCTATTACATGGCCAAGCTGATCATCCGCTTCCTCAATGGCATCGCCGATACGGTCAATGCCGACCCCGACATGGACGGGAGGCTGCGGGTGATCTTCCTGGCCGATTACAACGTGAAGCTGGGCGAGCGGGTGTACCCCGCCTCCGATCTTTCCGAGCAGATCTCCACCGCTGGCCTGGAAGCCTCCGGCACCGGCAACATGAAATTCGCCATGAACGGCGCCCTCACGATCGGCACCCTCGATGGCGCCAACGTGGAGATCCGCGAACAGGTGGGCGAGGAGAACTTCTTCCTATTCGGCCGCACCACCGACGGCATCGAGGCCCTGCGCCGCGAGGGCTACCGGCCGTGGGAATGGATCAACGGCATGCCGGAGCTGGCCGAAGCGCTGCGGTTGATCGAGCAGGGCCATTTCAGCAACGGCGACACCGAACTGTTCAAGCCGCTGCTGGAGAACCTCACCGGCCGCGATCCCTTCTATGTGCTCGCTGATTTCACCGATTACCTGCGCGCCCAGGATGCGGTCAGCGCCGCCTGGGCCGATCGGGAGCACTGGAACCGCATGTCGCTGCTCAACACCGCACGCACCGGCTTCTTCTCCTCCGACCGCTCGATCCGGGAGTACGCCGAACGCATCTGGAAGGTGAAGCCCTTTCCGATCACGATCAGCTGCGCCATCGAAGGGGCCGAATCCCCCTGAGCCGGAGGCCGCGATGGAGCCCAGCGCAACGCAGGCCGCCGATCTGGTGCTGGTGCTCAACGTGGGCAGCTCCAGCCTCAAGGCTTGCCTGATCGACCCGGCCGGCACGCGGCTGTGGCAGGACCAGCGCCCCTGGGATCCCGCCGCAGCGGACGAGGTCCTGGCGTCGTTCCTGCCACAGGCGCTGGCCCCGTGGCGTCAGCGCCTGCTGCTCACCGCCCACCGGGTGGTGCACGGCGGTGCCGCGCTCACGGAGCCCACCTGGATCACCCCGGCTCAGGAGGCGGCCCTGGAGGCGCTGGTGCCCCTGGCCCCCCTGCACAACGGGCCGGCGCTGGTGGTGATTCGCTGGATGATGCGCTGGCTGCCGCAGCTGCCGCAGTGGGCCTGCTTTGACACCGCCTTTCACGGCACCCTGCCGCGGGCGGCTTTCACCTACGCCATCCCCGCCGCCTGGCGCGCCGAGGGGTTGCGGCGTTTCGGCTTTCATGGGCTCAACCACCAGCACGTGAGTGAAGTGGTGGCGGTGCCGCGGCTGATCAGCTGCCACCTGGGGGCGGGCTGCTCCCTGGCGGCGGTGCGCAACGGCCTGAGCATCGACACCACGATGGGGTTCACGCCGCTGGAGGGGCTGGTGATGGCCAGCCGCAGCGGCTCGGTGGATCCCGGCCTGCTGCTCGATCGCCTACGGCAGGGCATGAGTGCTGCTGAGCTCGATCACGCTCTGCAGCACGAAAGCGGCCTGCGGGGGCTCTCGGAACTGAGCGGCGACATGCGCAGACTGCGGCAGGCGGCGGCGGCGGGCCACACCGGCGCCCAGCTGGCGCTGGAGGTGTTTCTGCACCGATTGCTTCAGGGCATCGGTGCCATGGCCGCCAGCCTGGGCGGGGTGGACGCGATCGCGCTCAGCGGCGGCATCGGCCAGAACGACTTGCTGCTGGAGCAGGAGCTGCGGGAGCACCTGGCCTGGCTGCCACCGTTTCAGCTGCTGCGCGTTGCCGCCGATGAGGAGGGCATGGCCGCCCGGCTCTGCCGCCGGGCCAGCGGCGGCAGAGCCGGGCCGAGCGAACACTGACGCTCAGCTGCGATCGGGCAGATCGGGGGTCTGGTGCAGCAGACGGTTGAGACGCAGACGATCGGCATTGAGCGGATCGGGAGCCAGCTCACCGGCCGTTTCCCGGAACTTCTGCTCCACCTCCTCCGGCACCCGCACATCAAAGATGCGCTCCATCAACGCCTCGATCGAGAAGAGGTGGGCATTGATGTTTTCGAGGTCACTGATCGCCTGCTGCAGGCTGTCCTGCTCCGGCGCGTCGTCGTCAGGCGCCTGGCCATCGGGCGCAACGGACCCGGCGGTGGCAGCGGCTGCATCGGTGGCGTCGTCGCCATGGGTTTTCTGCAGCTCTTCCAGCACGCGGCCCGCCAGGGTACGGAAGGCCTGAAGGGCAGCCCAGTTGAGCTCCTGCTGTTGGCGCAGGCTGGGATTTTCGCGGATCAGTCGGTCGTGCTCCCGATAGAAACGCTGACAATCAGGGCATTGGCAGGGCTCTTCGGGCACCGCGCTCCCTTGGTTCTTCTCAAACCATCATGCCATTGGACGCCAACCTGTGCCGTCAGGCGAGATCGATACAGGAATCCCCGGTGAAATCATCGTCACCGAAGAGGTCGCCATCCTCCACCTGGGCGGCAGGCAAAGGAATTTCGATCGTGCTCACCACCTGAATCACATCGCGCAGCCGCATCGAATCGGCGAACCAGCTCATCGCCTGCTCCATGTCACCGCGCCGCTCCGCCTCACCGGCCTGCTCCTCGTGCGCTTCAGTGAGCAGGGCCAGCCAGCAGAGGCAACGGGCCTGCACCACGGAAAGATCGAGCTCATCGGGCTGGCCCCGGGCGATCCTTTCGCTCTCCTGCTGCACCAACAGCCTCAGCCGCAGATCATGGAGCTGGGTCATGCTCAGAAAACGACCTCCCCTACACTAGTGGCGGTGGCCCGTTCAAGCACGGCACCAGTGGTAGTGCCTGCTACCCCTCTGCAAGGTCTGTATGGCCGCGAAGCGAGGTGGTGAGGTGCGGCGGTGAACCGTGTCTGCGGCTGTTTCCTGCCGCTGGCAGTGCCGGGGCCGGGGCCTGGTGAGTGTCGTTGCAGCGGTTCCCGCACGTCGGGCGGCGGCCGGCGGCGGCGTTCCGGGCCCAGGCTTCAGGCGTTGAGCGGCGCAAGGCCCAGATCCTGGCGCCAGTCGCTCAATGGGCGTTCCCAGTGGTCTTCAAAGCGCTGGGCAATCACCAGGCAGCCGGCCGAGAGGCCCATGGCAAAACCGTTGCTCAAGGCCTGCAACAGCGGGGCGATCGGTTCATCGTCCTGGAGCGTTTTCAGCAGGCCGCCGAAGATCAGCATCACCGCCAGCGGGGAGCGCACCTGGGCCAGATTGAAGGCCTGCAGACCGAGCTCGCCCACCGCATCGGTGCCGAAGCCGGTGAGCACATGCACGATGTCGTGGGTTTCGCGCAGGCGGTGCACCAGGTAGTCGGACGCGGA
It encodes the following:
- a CDS encoding cation:proton antiporter, translated to MEVASTLISVGRILLIFVAARALAEVMVRLQLPTILGELLAGVLIGFSGLHFILPPETGAQLNSTLLNLVSSLSDVTPDVVQSIYNSTFPNLESLATLGLFALLFLTGLESELDELVAVGLQASTVAVTGVVVPFALGTLGLLYIFHLPLIPAVFAGAAMTATSIGITASVFGELKYLRTKEGQIVIGAAVLDDILGIVILAVVVALAGGGALEIGPIIKLLVAAAVFVAASLFLSRTAAPLFDWVLDQLKAPGEVVVASFVVLCLCCFAAQAIGLEAALGAFAAGLILSSSKHTHLIQDTVKPLVALFATIFFVLIGTSMDLSVLNPLDPSNREGLVVAAFLLTVAILGKLVSGWSYLSKEKTNRLVVGLGMMPRGEVGLIFLGLGTQAKLLNPALEAAILIMVIGTTFLAPLLLRLVLGGKEAPAEQPA
- a CDS encoding acetate/propionate family kinase, coding for MEPSATQAADLVLVLNVGSSSLKACLIDPAGTRLWQDQRPWDPAAADEVLASFLPQALAPWRQRLLLTAHRVVHGGAALTEPTWITPAQEAALEALVPLAPLHNGPALVVIRWMMRWLPQLPQWACFDTAFHGTLPRAAFTYAIPAAWRAEGLRRFGFHGLNHQHVSEVVAVPRLISCHLGAGCSLAAVRNGLSIDTTMGFTPLEGLVMASRSGSVDPGLLLDRLRQGMSAAELDHALQHESGLRGLSELSGDMRRLRQAAAAGHTGAQLALEVFLHRLLQGIGAMAASLGGVDAIALSGGIGQNDLLLEQELREHLAWLPPFQLLRVAADEEGMAARLCRRASGGRAGPSEH
- a CDS encoding alpha/beta fold hydrolase; translated protein: MPATPSPALPCAQPWTYLGHAVHAVRAAPAEPVGPAFLLVHGFGASTDHWRYNIPALAARHEVHAIDLLGFGRSAKPGELRYGGALWRDQLAAYVHERIGRPTVLVGNSLGGFAVLAAGVALGPDAAGVVLINAAGPFSDEQAPPQGWGAIARRTIGGALLRSPVLQRLLFENLRRRSTIRRTLHQVYIDRTNVDEALVESILRPSRDPGAFGVFRTVFDIPSGQPLDELFAALTAPLLLLWGIRDPWINAVGRRAAFQRHAPAGTAEVVLDAGHCPHDEVPDQVNAALLEWVAGLPSA
- a CDS encoding glycogen/starch/alpha-glucan phosphorylase, encoding MTETQARQLQLPTPGCYADPQRSGLTADDLFDSVTGHLFYTLGKLAPVATRHDAYLALSYAVRDRLMTRYLAGVEAISASPRRVVAYLSAEFLIGPQLGNNLVMLGIQDEAAEAMRRFGIESLEEVLEVEEEPGLGNGGLGRLAACYLESLASLEIPATGYGIRYEFGIFDQLVRDGWQVEITDKWLKTGWPWELPRPDQACTVGFGGHTETYRDAQNCLRVRWVPAQQAIGIPHDVPVLGYQVNTCDRLRLWKAEASESFDFYAFNIGDYYGAVEEKVGSENLTKVLYPNDGTDEGRRLRLKQQHFFVSCSLQDMVRSLDARQLPISEFPDHWAVQLNDTHPSIAVAELMRLLIDEKHLEWDQAWDITTRSLSYTNHTLLPEALEKWGLNLFSSLLPRHLELIFEINRRFLQTVRMKYPGNDQILRRVSIIAEDGEKAVRMANLATVGSHHVNGVAALHSELVRTELFPDYAAIWPEKFLNVTNGVTPRRWIALSNPLLRSLLDETISADWVRDLDLLRELERFQHDSAFLERWGQMKLAVKRRLTTYVHQTTGLLVDPATMFDVQVKRIHEYKRQHLNALQVIVQYLRIKHGLADGQAPRTVIFGGKAAPGYYMAKLIIRFLNGIADTVNADPDMDGRLRVIFLADYNVKLGERVYPASDLSEQISTAGLEASGTGNMKFAMNGALTIGTLDGANVEIREQVGEENFFLFGRTTDGIEALRREGYRPWEWINGMPELAEALRLIEQGHFSNGDTELFKPLLENLTGRDPFYVLADFTDYLRAQDAVSAAWADREHWNRMSLLNTARTGFFSSDRSIREYAERIWKVKPFPITISCAIEGAESP
- a CDS encoding Coq4 family protein gives rise to the protein MFNLPQRLQSLRMVAALSGFLRNPDQLDSVFAVARSLQNSPLSNQMHRHLLANPQMAALVAEGWRPQPLDLEALEAMPVGSLGHAYARHLSEQGLSPEALLDPAPITSASDYLVHRLRETHDIVHVLTGFGTDAVGELGLQAFNLAQVRSPLAVMLIFGGLLKTLQDDEPIAPLLQALSNGFAMGLSAGCLVIAQRFEDHWERPLSDWRQDLGLAPLNA
- a CDS encoding phosphoketolase codes for the protein MTITSASSAGQTQGTGTQAPLDAVELQRLDAWWRAANYLAVGMIYLQANPLLREPLKHEHIKNRLLGHWGSSPGQAFIWAHANRLIRAHDLEMIYLSGPGHGAPGVLGPTYLDGSYSEIYPDKSQDAQGLRSFFKQFSFPGHIGSHCTPETPGSIHEGGELGYVLSHACGAVFDNPELIALACVGDGEAETGPLATSWHINKFLNPISDGAVLPVLHLNGYKIANPTLLARISRDELESLMRGYGWTPLFVEGHEPAAMHQAMAAAMDEAVDQILSARAQARQSGEAFRPAWPMIVLRSPKGWTGPTELNGKKLEGFWRSHQVPLPAPNKDPEQLQMLESWLRSYRPEELFDEGGTLMAELRALSPTGQRRMGSSPHANGGLLRRKLRLPPMEAYEVPVDHPGQREHENTAPLGELLRDTIARNPDSMRVFGPDETASNRLQAIYEVSKKVWMEDILPEDSGGSELARNGRVVEMLSEHTLVGMMEGYLLTGRNGLFHTYEAFAHVIASMFNQHAKWLESCIHHAPWRAPIAPWNCLISSTVWRQDHNGFTHQDPGFIDLAGNKSGEVVRVYLPADANCLLAVAEEAFLEPNVCNVIVSDKQKHLQYFTLEQARRHVAKGIGIVSWASNDDDGTAPDEPDVVMACAGDIPSKETLAAVEILRHQIPTLKIRVINVVKLFALTKPSEHPHGLSDRDFDSLFTTDKPVLFNFHGYPWLIHRLTYHRSNHGNMHVRGYKEKGNINTPLELAMNNQIDRFNLVIDVIDRVPSLGSRAAHVKERMKEEILRHRAYAHIHGMDTPEVTNWRWSLPAPSVAPGA